Part of the Mycolicibacterium mageritense genome is shown below.
GTCATCGCGATCGAGCGCGTGTTCGCCAACGCCAACGCCAACACCGCGATGGGTACCGCCCAGGCAGGTGGGGTGATCGCCATGCAGGCCGCCAAGCGCGACATCGAGGTCCACTTCCACACGCCGTCCGAGGTCAAGGCCGCGGTCACCGGCAACGGTCGTGCCGACAAAGCGCAGGTCACCGCGATGGTGACGAAAATCCTTGCGCTGCAACAGAAGCCGACACCCGCCGACGCTGCCGATGCACTGGCGCTCGCCATCTGTCACTGTTGGCGAGCGCCGATGATCGCCCGGATGGCCGCTGCCGAGACGCTGGCGGCCGAGCAGCGGCGCAAGTATCAGGCACGGTTGAAGGCGGTGCGCGGATGATCGCGTCGGTACGTGGTGAGGTCATCGACATCGCGCTGGATCACGCCGTGATCGAAGCGGCCGGGGTCGGCTACAAAGTCATGGCCACGCCGTCGACGCTCGCGACATTGCGCCGCGGCGACGATACACGGTTGATCACGGCGATGATTGTGCGCGAGGACTCGATGACGCTGTACGGCTTCGCCGACGGCGAGGCGCGGGATCTGTTCCTGACGCTGCTCGGGGTTTCCGGCGTCGGGCCGAAGATCGCGCTGGCCACCCTCGCCGTGTACGACGCCCAGGCGCTGCGCCAGGCACTGGCCGACGGCGACGTCACGGCGCTGACCCGCGTGCCCGGCATCGGCAAACGCGGCGCTGAGCGCATGGTGCTGGAACTGCGCGACAAGATCGGGCCCGTCACGCCGAGCGCGGCCACCGGCTTCACGGGCCACGCCGTGCGGGCCCCGGTGGTGGAAGCCCTTATCGGCCTTGGCTTTGCGGCCAAACAGGCCGAAGAGGCCACCGACAAGGTGCTGGCCAACGATCCCGAAGCCACCACGTCGGATGCGCTGCGGGCCGCGTTGTCGATGCTTGGTAAGAAATAGGCATGGGCCGCTTCGACGACACTCCTGACGAGCCCGACGAGCGCGAGATGTCGCCGGCGCTGACAGTCGGCGAGGGCGATATCGACGCGAGCCTGCGGCCGCGTTCGCTCGGTGAGTTCATCGGTCAGCCGCGGGTGCGCGAGCAGCTGCAGCTGGTGATCGAGGGTGCCAAGAATCGCGGCGGAACACCGGACCACATCCTGCTGTCCGGGCCGCCCGGGCTGGGCAAGACATCATTGGCGATGATCATCGCGGCAGAGCTGGGCACGTCGTTGCGGGTCACGTCCGGCCCCGCCCTGGAGCGGGCCGGCGACCTCGCCGCGATGCTGTCCAATCTGGTCGAGCACGACGTGCTGTTCATCGACGAGATCCACCGCATCGCGCGTCCGGCCGAGGAGATGCTCTACCTGGCGATGGAGGATTTCCGGGTCGACGTCGTCGTCGGGAAAGGCCCTGGCGCCACGTCGATTCCGCTCGAAGTGGCGCCGTTCACGCTCGTCGGCGCGACCACCCGGTCAGGTGCGCTCACCGGGCCGCTGCGGGACCGGTTCGGGTTCACCGCACACATGGACTTCTACGAGCCCGCCGAGCTGGAACGGGTGCTAGCCCGCTCGGCGGGCATTCTGGGCATCGAGTTGGGCGCCGAGGCGGGAGCCGAGATCGCCCGGCGGTCCCGCGGCACACCGCGTATCGCCAACCGGCTGTTGCGCCGTGTCCGCGACTACGCCGAGGTGCGCGCGGACGGGGTCATCACACGTGACATCGCGAAGGCCGCTCTCGAGGTGTACGACGTCGACGAGCTCGGCCTCGACCGGCTCGACCGCGCGGTGCTCTCGGCGCTGACCCGCAGCTTCAACGGCGGGCCGGTCGGCGTGTCGACACTGGCGGTGGCGGTCGGGGAGGAGGCCACGACCGTCGAAGAGGTCTGCGAGCCGTTTCTGGTGCGCGCCGGCATGATCGCCCGGACCCCCCGCGGACGGGTCGCCACGCCGCAGGCCTGGACGCACCTGGGCATGCGGCCTCCGGTTACCGGGCTGGGCCAGGCCGGGCTGTTTGAATAGTCCTCATGCTCATCGCCGGTTTGGTGTTCGCCGCCCTGGCGGCTGTCCTGCACGTCTACATCTTCACGATGGAATCGTTGACCTGGACGTCGCCGCGCACGCGCGCCACGTTCGGCATCGGTGCCGAAGAGGCTGAGGCGACCAAGGAGCTGGCCTTCAACCAGGGCTTCTACAACCTCTTCCTCGCGGTGGTGGCCGCTGCCGGCATTGTGGCGGTTGCGTTGGGCCACAACGCTGTCGGGGTGGCGCTGATCTTCGCCGGGGTGGGATCGATGCTTGCCGCGGCAGCAGTGCTGTTGCTCTCGTCGCCCGACAAGGCGCGCGCCGCGATCACCCAGGGCGTGTTCCCGCTGATCGCCCTCGTGCTCGTGATCGCCGCGCTGACGGTCTAGGCCGCGCGTCTGTTCACCACGACGTGGACGTCGCGAGTGAGAACCCGTGGGTGGCCGGGTGCGGGCGGGGCGGTGGATCGGTAGGTGGCGCCCGTCGGGGTGACGACGATGGTGGTGTGCTGGCCGTTGTGGTCGGTGCCGGCGAAGGTCTGCCAGCCGGGAGTCTCTTTGACCTGGTTGCAATGTGCGCACATCCCTTGCCCGTTGCCCGCGGCGGTCGGACCGCCGCGGTGATGGGGCCTGACGTGGTCGCTGTGGCGGATGGGCGCGTTGCAGTAAGGGGTGCGGCAGGTTTGGTCGCGGGCGGCGATGAACCGGGCGAGACCTTTCGGGAACCGTCGGGACCGGGATTCCATTGCCACCAGCACACCGGTCTCCGGCCTCGCGTACAGGCGTCGCAGCGTCGCGCGTGACTCGTCGTCGAGGGCCGCACGGCGCACCATCTCTCGTGCCACCGAAGCGGGCACGGGACCATGGCCTTGCAGCACCGCCGGAGCGGAATCCGCACCGAGCAGCGTGCGGTCGGACAAGATCAGCGACACCGCCACCGGTGCCGGTGTGCGCATGGGATCGCGTCCGGTGACCCTCGCGACGAGCGTGTCGGCCATGGCCTGGCCGCGATTTCGGCCGTCGGTGCATGTGTCGGCGCTCTGCTGGAGAGCGTCGAAGGTCTGAATCCCTTCCGCTGCAGGCAAGTACGCCGTGAGATGCACCATGGCGTTCGGTGCGGGACGCAGCGTGACGGTGCGATCCATCGGTGCCTGGTCAGCGCGGTCGGCGGCCCCTTGGGGGTCGAGGCGATAGGAGATGGTCTTGGCTTCGTCGCGGATGCGGGTGTCGCCCATCCCGGCGAGAGTGCCGTGGTCCCCGCACAATTCGACGTCCAAGCGGCGCCGGTCGGCGGCCGAGAGGTGCGCGGCTTCGCGCACGATGATGGCCGCGCGCTGTTCGGACAGCGCCCCGCACTCCAGCGCGGCCAGGGTGTTAGGCATGTCGTACACCAGCACTTTGGCCATCGCGAGATGGGCGCGGCCCTGGTCGGGCGAGTCGTGGCGGGCCAAGCCGATCTCGGAGCCGAGGCCGCGCCCCTGCCGGGCGGCGGGCACACCTATGGCGGCGTCGGCGGCGCGGCGCTTGGCGTCCATCAATGCCGCGCAGCGGGCCTGGCCCGCCGCGGCGGCTGACTTGGCGCGTTCCAGTTCCTCCATGCGCCGATGCAGCGCCACCTCGTCAGCATCAGCGCTGACCTGCGACAACTCTGCCAGTTCGAACATATGAGCGATGGTACTCCGGCGGTCTGACACGTTGCCGGAAAACTGATTGGCCGCGGTCCTGGGTAAGGACCGCGGCCGCTCAGGGGTTTCCTCCCTCGTGAGGAAGTTCGGTTACAGCAGGCCCAGCAGTTCCAGGTCGCTGATGTACTTGACGATGACCTCCCGCGTGACGTGCGGGATGTCCTTGTCGGGCCCGATCTTGGCTTCCTGCACCGCCGCGCGGAACACGTCTGTCGGTGCCATCGCGCCGTTCACCGGCATGCCGGGCTGCTGGTAGTTGTGCAGCAGTGGCAGCAGCGAGGCCTGACGTTGCTTGTCGGGCAATGCCCGCAGCGTGGTCTCGAAGCGGGACAACCACTCGTGGTAGTCGGCGATGCGCTGGATCGGGTAGCCCGCCTCGATGAGCCAGTCGACGAACTCGTCCATACCGATGCCGTCGTCGTGCGGGTTCATCACGTGGTACGTCTCGAAGCCGTCCTGGACATGGGCGCCCAAGGTGGAGATGGCCTCGGCGATGAACTCGACGGGCAGACCGTCGTAGTGGGCCCGCTGCCGTTTGCCGTCGGCGTCGAGCTGGTTGAACGAGCCGGGGGCGACACCGGTGGCGACGAGGCTGAACATCATGCGGGTGAACATGTCCGGCAGGTTCAGCTGTCCGGCATAGGTGGTGTCGGCCAGGATCATGTCGCAGCGGAACACCGTCACCGGCAGGCCCGCCAGGTCATGTGCCTCACGCAGCAGCACCTCGCCGGCCCACTTGCTGTTGCCGTAGCCGTTGGCGTACGAGTCGTCGACGCGACGAACTGGACTCATAGCTCGAATGTCCTCGGACTCCACGAACTTTCCGGGCTCGATTCCGCCCCCGACGCCGATCGTCGAGACGTAGGCGAACGGCTTGATCCGCGTGGTGAGCGCGACGCGGATGAGTTCGGCGGTGCCGAGTGCGTTGGGGCCGAACAGCTCGCTGTAGGGCAGCACGTGGTTCACCAGGGCGGCCGGATCGACGATGAAATCGACCGTGTCGGCCAGCCGTTGCCAGGTCTCGCGGTCCAGGCCCAGGTCGGCCTCGCCCTTGTCGCCCGCGAGCACTTCGAGGTGGTCGGCGGCCAGCTCACGGTAGTGCGCAAGCAGTTTCGGGTCACCACTGTCGAAGGTCTTGTCTAGCCGCGCCCGGGCTTCCTCGTCGGACTTGGCGCGAACCAGGCAGATCACCTTGCCGTCCACCAGATCCATGCGCTCCAGCCACTCCAGGGCAAGGTAGCGGCCCAGGAATCCCGTTGCGCCCGTGAGCAATACGGTCCGGATCTCGCTGGCCGGGCCCGGCAGGTCCGGTGCGGCCGCCAGGGTCGCGGCATCGATGAACTTGTCGAGGGTCAGGTCGGCCGCGCGCACCTCGGTGGCGTTGCGTCCGTGCACCGAAGCATAGGTCGGCCGCAGGTTGGCGCCGGACCGCTGCGCCTCGATGTGCTCGGCGATGGTCCGAAGATCCGATGCCGGGCTGACGATCACCGACACCGGCACGTCGACGTCGAAGATCTCCTGCAGCAGGTTCCCGAACGTCAACGCCGACAACGAGTCTCCACCCAGGTCGGTGAAGTGTGCATCGGGCGCGACGTCAGAGCTGGCGGCCCCGAGCAGCGCGGTGGCGGCACGGCTCACGGTTTCCAGCACGGGGGCTTGCGCGCCCGTGGTCCGCAGCGCCTGGAGTTCGTTGGCCTGGCCTTCGGCCAGTTCGGTGTACAGCTGCTCTAGTTCGGCGCCGTAGCGTTCCTTCAGCTTGGGCCAGGCCAGCTTGCGGATACCCGTCAGCAGCCCGTTCTCCAGCGTGAAAGGCGTTGTCTCGATGATGAAATCGCGGGGGATCTCGTAGGATTGCAGGTCCGCGACGCGGGCAGCATCCTTGAGCGATTCGGCGATCTCCGCCTTCGTCGCATCCGGATCGGTGGGCACGACCACGGCCAGCAGATAGGGCCGAGCGCTGTTGCCGTAGATGTAGATCTGGCGCACGAGAGACGCGTTGTTGAACGCGGCTTCCAGCTTGGACACCGTGACGAACTCGCCCTGCGACAGCTTGAGCACGTTGTTGCGCCGGTCGACGTAGGCGACGTGGTCGGGTCCGAGCTCGGCGACGATGTCACCGGTCTTGTAGAAGCCGTCCTCGTCGAACATCGCGGCGGTGACCTCGGGACGCTTGTAGTACCCGGGGAACAGCTGCTCCGAGCGGATCAGCAGTTCGCCGCGCGGGTGCGGCACGTCGGTCAGGTGGTAGCCCAGTTCGGGCACGTCGACGAGCTTGTATTCGAGCACCGGCGGACGGCTGATCTTGCCGTCGACGAACACCGCGCCGGCCTCTGTCGAGCCGTAGCCTTCCAGCAGGTGCATGTCGAGCAGCTTCTCCACCCAAGCCTTGAGTTCGGGGGAGATCGGCGCCGAACCCGTCAGAGCCGTCACGTAGCGCCCGCCGAGCAGGTTCTGCCGCATGTCTTCCAACACGTCAGCTTCGTTGGCGCCGTGGGTCATGCGGCTCTGGTACTCCTGGAACAACATGTCCCAGATGCGCGGCACGAAGTTCAGCTGGGTGGGGCGCGTCAGCGCCAGATCCTCCAGGAACGTCGAGAGGTCGGCACGCGCCGCGAAGTTCACCGTGCCGCCGCTGGCCAGCGCGCCGTACAGAATGCCACGGCCCATCACGTGGCTCATCGGCATGAAGCTCAGCGCGATCGACGGGACCACACCCTGGCTCTCGTCCCAGTGGGCGTTGGCGGCGGGCCGCCAGATGTTGGCGACCTTGCTCTCGGGGTACATGGCGCCCTTCGGAGCTCCCGTGCTGCCCGACGTGTAGATCAACAAGGCAAGCGGATCCCCGTCTGTTTCTGACCCGTCGGCCACCACGCCCTCGACGTTCGGCATGACGGCGCCACGGCCGAGCACGTGGGCGAAGTTCTCGACCTCGACACGTCCGGCGAGGCGCTGCTGCGCGGTCTCGAAAGCCTCCCGCTGGTCGTCGACCTCGGGACGGTAGTCGAAGACCGTAAGCCGCGCTGCGGTCGAATTCAGGGCCAGGTCCACGGCGTCATCGAGGTAGTCGATGCTCGACGCGATGAGTACGGGTTCGGTCTCGGCCACGATGGGCTCCAGTGCTGCGGCCGGAGCGCTGGTCTGCAGCGGCACCGAAACCGCGCCGAGCTGGGTCAGTGCCGTATCGATCGTGGTGTAGTCGACGCTCGTGAACCCGAGGATCGCGACGCGGTCACCGGCGTGCACCGGGTTGTCGTGCCACGCGTTGGTGACGGCCTGGATGCGCTCCCACAGCTGACCGTGGGTGATGGTTTCGAAGCGCGGCTGCAACTGCGCGGTGGTGCGCCCGGTCGCCGGGTCGGTGACGAACTCGACGGCACGCTGACCCAGTGCGGGCCGGTCGCCGTAGCCCGTCAGGACGGTCTTGACCACTGCGGGCAGGCGGAGTCCGGGCTGGAGGACAGCCTCGTTGACGGCCTGGCTGGGGCGCGCATTGGCGAACTCTTCATCGGTTGCATATAAGTCTGCGAGGCGCTGTTCGGAGCGCTCTTCGCGTGTTTCATTCGACATAATCGGTCCCCTGAGCAAATCAAATCTTGTTCCGGCGCTCAATCGCGCCTACTAGATACTACGTTA
Proteins encoded:
- the ruvB gene encoding Holliday junction branch migration DNA helicase RuvB is translated as MGRFDDTPDEPDEREMSPALTVGEGDIDASLRPRSLGEFIGQPRVREQLQLVIEGAKNRGGTPDHILLSGPPGLGKTSLAMIIAAELGTSLRVTSGPALERAGDLAAMLSNLVEHDVLFIDEIHRIARPAEEMLYLAMEDFRVDVVVGKGPGATSIPLEVAPFTLVGATTRSGALTGPLRDRFGFTAHMDFYEPAELERVLARSAGILGIELGAEAGAEIARRSRGTPRIANRLLRRVRDYAEVRADGVITRDIAKAALEVYDVDELGLDRLDRAVLSALTRSFNGGPVGVSTLAVAVGEEATTVEEVCEPFLVRAGMIARTPRGRVATPQAWTHLGMRPPVTGLGQAGLFE
- a CDS encoding DUF1304 domain-containing protein, giving the protein MLIAGLVFAALAAVLHVYIFTMESLTWTSPRTRATFGIGAEEAEATKELAFNQGFYNLFLAVVAAAGIVAVALGHNAVGVALIFAGVGSMLAAAAVLLLSSPDKARAAITQGVFPLIALVLVIAALTV
- a CDS encoding HNH endonuclease, encoding MFELAELSQVSADADEVALHRRMEELERAKSAAAAGQARCAALMDAKRRAADAAIGVPAARQGRGLGSEIGLARHDSPDQGRAHLAMAKVLVYDMPNTLAALECGALSEQRAAIIVREAAHLSAADRRRLDVELCGDHGTLAGMGDTRIRDEAKTISYRLDPQGAADRADQAPMDRTVTLRPAPNAMVHLTAYLPAAEGIQTFDALQQSADTCTDGRNRGQAMADTLVARVTGRDPMRTPAPVAVSLILSDRTLLGADSAPAVLQGHGPVPASVAREMVRRAALDDESRATLRRLYARPETGVLVAMESRSRRFPKGLARFIAARDQTCRTPYCNAPIRHSDHVRPHHRGGPTAAGNGQGMCAHCNQVKETPGWQTFAGTDHNGQHTTIVVTPTGATYRSTAPPAPGHPRVLTRDVHVVVNRRAA
- the ruvA gene encoding Holliday junction branch migration protein RuvA yields the protein MIASVRGEVIDIALDHAVIEAAGVGYKVMATPSTLATLRRGDDTRLITAMIVREDSMTLYGFADGEARDLFLTLLGVSGVGPKIALATLAVYDAQALRQALADGDVTALTRVPGIGKRGAERMVLELRDKIGPVTPSAATGFTGHAVRAPVVEALIGLGFAAKQAEEATDKVLANDPEATTSDALRAALSMLGKK
- the ruvC gene encoding crossover junction endodeoxyribonuclease RuvC, translated to MRVMGVDPGLTRCGLSVIESGRGRQVIALDVDVVRTSADQPLQKRLLAISDSVEHWMDTHRPDVIAIERVFANANANTAMGTAQAGGVIAMQAAKRDIEVHFHTPSEVKAAVTGNGRADKAQVTAMVTKILALQQKPTPADAADALALAICHCWRAPMIARMAAAETLAAEQRRKYQARLKAVRG
- the car gene encoding carboxylic acid reductase, whose translation is MSNETREERSEQRLADLYATDEEFANARPSQAVNEAVLQPGLRLPAVVKTVLTGYGDRPALGQRAVEFVTDPATGRTTAQLQPRFETITHGQLWERIQAVTNAWHDNPVHAGDRVAILGFTSVDYTTIDTALTQLGAVSVPLQTSAPAAALEPIVAETEPVLIASSIDYLDDAVDLALNSTAARLTVFDYRPEVDDQREAFETAQQRLAGRVEVENFAHVLGRGAVMPNVEGVVADGSETDGDPLALLIYTSGSTGAPKGAMYPESKVANIWRPAANAHWDESQGVVPSIALSFMPMSHVMGRGILYGALASGGTVNFAARADLSTFLEDLALTRPTQLNFVPRIWDMLFQEYQSRMTHGANEADVLEDMRQNLLGGRYVTALTGSAPISPELKAWVEKLLDMHLLEGYGSTEAGAVFVDGKISRPPVLEYKLVDVPELGYHLTDVPHPRGELLIRSEQLFPGYYKRPEVTAAMFDEDGFYKTGDIVAELGPDHVAYVDRRNNVLKLSQGEFVTVSKLEAAFNNASLVRQIYIYGNSARPYLLAVVVPTDPDATKAEIAESLKDAARVADLQSYEIPRDFIIETTPFTLENGLLTGIRKLAWPKLKERYGAELEQLYTELAEGQANELQALRTTGAQAPVLETVSRAATALLGAASSDVAPDAHFTDLGGDSLSALTFGNLLQEIFDVDVPVSVIVSPASDLRTIAEHIEAQRSGANLRPTYASVHGRNATEVRAADLTLDKFIDAATLAAAPDLPGPASEIRTVLLTGATGFLGRYLALEWLERMDLVDGKVICLVRAKSDEEARARLDKTFDSGDPKLLAHYRELAADHLEVLAGDKGEADLGLDRETWQRLADTVDFIVDPAALVNHVLPYSELFGPNALGTAELIRVALTTRIKPFAYVSTIGVGGGIEPGKFVESEDIRAMSPVRRVDDSYANGYGNSKWAGEVLLREAHDLAGLPVTVFRCDMILADTTYAGQLNLPDMFTRMMFSLVATGVAPGSFNQLDADGKRQRAHYDGLPVEFIAEAISTLGAHVQDGFETYHVMNPHDDGIGMDEFVDWLIEAGYPIQRIADYHEWLSRFETTLRALPDKQRQASLLPLLHNYQQPGMPVNGAMAPTDVFRAAVQEAKIGPDKDIPHVTREVIVKYISDLELLGLL